In the Glycine max cultivar Williams 82 chromosome 19, Glycine_max_v4.0, whole genome shotgun sequence genome, ATGAGAAGACTTTCTTTAAAGAGAAACCAATACAGTGAGAGAATTCTGCAACTATGGACAATCCTATAAAACTTTTTATGCTATAGTAAACAATAGTGTATCAAATTCACTAATGGTGTAAAAGCTTGGTCACTGAAACCAAATTAAATccagataaaaacaaaatacgaTTTGGTCTCTATATGATTAGTTTGGCATgttctatacacatttttcaAACTATAAGCCTTAGGCCATTTTTGTGCCAACTTGCTTGACATCTCTTCCCATTTCCCATCCAACAGGATTCTTGTGCTTGAGTGCTGCCTTTTAATGCTTCATATTCAGCAAAACCAAAAGTGATTGGAGAGGTGTAAAATTTATGAGTagatatcaataaaataattcttatttgtGTAACATCATTGTgctaaaatatttactatttatcTGTACTACATTTCACTAATGATTAGCtgcatacttttaaaaaaaaaattggaaatgtCAATTAATCTAATGCAGTGTTCATATTCGTTAAGATTTAAGATAACTCTGCGTTAGATATATCTATGAATGTTAAACTAAGAGAACAGGAGGAAGAGCAAAAGAGTGCATAAACATGGGGGTTGGAAGTAAATGGCATTTGTATCAAAAGAACAATGCCTAGGagtataaaatactaaaatagaactcaaattttttaataggcCTTTTGCTTAAAGTCTTTAACCAACAAGTTGAAGTAAGTCAATGTAAACTGCCTTAGCAAATACCTCATATATGTACCTAGATTTCATGTAATCACGACATAAACCACAAGTGTCAATTGTTGCCCGATATATGTACATATTGGGAGTATTCAAGTGTTTCTTCGACGCCTCATACGCTTTCAAAGCAGAAACTAAATCCCTCCTTTTGCCAAATTCTGAAATAATATTGCAGAACAATATATGTGCATGGGGAAGAAGACATGCATACCTGAAAGATGTCATACTATCATATAAAAGCTGATTACATAGAGAAAATCAACATAtatgaatatgaactatttaaaATACCAAAGCAAGCACTAGTTTAGAAAGCATAAACAgaactttatattaaaaatcaaagacAACACATTTTAATGGAAACAATATGCTTAAGAAATTGAAACAATGTGTCTtttacaacaataaaaaatcatacctCACAGCTAAAATTGGGTTCCGACTAAGAACACATCGTTTAATTATGTCAGACGGCTGAACAAGTTCCCTGATTGATATCTGGAAACCTGGAGtagaaaattaatgaattttaactaTCACAAAAGTCACAACAATGTCAATCATTAGGAAGCTGCTCTAATGCTAAATTATCCTTttggttccttttttatttaatttgttcaatttagtttctttattataaaaaatttaatttgctcctttaattttcaaatttgagttgTGAATTAGACAAAAAAGACAATATTgactcaatttttaaaaaaaattgaaaacgtGAACAAATTTAGCATATATGTCAAAATGTAATTAGCACAAGCACTGCATGTGTGACTTTTAAGGATGGATCCACATTactagcaaaaagaaaagaaaatggagaaaaaaaaattacgtgCGAGAACCTCCATGAGTTCAACAGCCTCCTCAACGTGGCTGCACGTGACCAAGCGGCAACACTCCTTTGCAATGATATCAGAGCCATTAAGATGAGTAGACAAAGAAATTCTTCGACCCTGAACTTTGTTGAGGGCGTGAATCACACTCCGAACCTTCTTCCCTCGAATTCCCAACAGAACCACCTTGGCCAGAAGCTCAGCATCGACCACCCCAGAATCAATAAAGTCCTCAAAAACCACTTCAAATTCCTGAACGAGCTTTGAATCAGCGCAGTGGCTGAGAGCGAGTGGGGCTTGGAGGGCGCAGGAAATGTTCCAATTGGAAGAAAAAGGAGCGAGCTTTGGGAGAGAAGGCTTGTGGGGTGGTTTGATGGGGTGACGATGTTGATGATGCGgtgttgaagaagaagaaaagggagtTACAACGGAGGAGCCAAGGATCACGAAATCTCTCATAATTTATTGTTCTATGATTCTTGGCCAACCGTTTGGTTTGTTGAGTGGAGTGTGAAGGAGGGGTTTATATGGGTTTTGGATTTTGGATTGGATTGGATTTGAAAGGAGCATGTTTTTTCAACATTATCGTACCCACAAAGTCCTCTTACTTTTACCCCCACCCGATATTTTATAACTTTGCCTTTTTGTGCAGGAAAATTATCGACCATGGTAAACACTAAAACACACATTTGCTATTTTCCTTAAAAACGATACACTGAAAATGTGGGTGTGTTAGATTCAGACAGGATCAAAATaaagatgataaaaaataaaataattttctttcaattaagGCAGAATATAAAAGATCTGAGTCTCATGTTAGTACAAAACTTTTCTCCTATTGTCCTGAACCAAACAAAGCACTCTCACTCAAAGTTATAGCTCAGTCTCATTAAATAAAACACAGTATTTTATCATCGATTTGGATACGGTTCGTTGGGCCACAAACCAATAATATAACATcgatttgaaaataattttatttaaggttatgttatgcaaaattaattataaagttaCCTGGAAACTGAGAAGTAAGTAGCATAAAAGAAAGCTGAAAAGTTAgatgattaaaatataatttttgataaaattaattattaaagtaattgaaaatataaaatgataaaattattatttatgttaaaaggatagaaagttaaataaatataataaggataaaaatataaaaaatcaaaaataacattttaaaaaatattattttaagtatcatttcaaaaaaaatgttaaaaattgttgataacaaattatttattgaataattaaataagtttttttagttagcttaaatattttgttgaatatAGTCTtcaaatctattaaaaaaacttgtttatcaatatcaaataatttttttaactaataaaaaatattaaaaaaataaaaataactgaaatttctttaaaaaaacaagataagGAGCAAAGAGAGGCGAAAAAGTCTGATGATCTTGAGTGATTTGGTAgcaatgaaaaaaattcaaaaaaataatgagtcCCACAGCTAAAAGCTTTCATTCTcccttacttttttttataaacgtGTCTACCTGTAGTGCATCGTGTTGCCTTATAttagataattttaattatattcctCTTTTACCaaatgacttttatttttctttatttctcacATATTTCTCTTTTCACCTACCTATTTCTCCTTCATTTGTTTCTTCTCCCCTTATCAAACACAACTTTACTCTTCATTTGGTTGGAGTGAAAaggagtgaagaaaaaaaaagaaaaaaacatcttaattttggcttttttttattcaagtaaAAATGTGGTGTTGAAATCGAATAATTGAATTTGGTGTTGAAATCATGACCATGTTATAAATATGAAGTGTTGAATGCTTCCATCTTAAAATAATTGTGACGAGTGCTTGTAAATctttatatgtttttagttattggAGCTAATATGTAGCTTAATATGACTTACATGTGAAGTTGATATAAATGTGAAATATCATTATACTAGACATGTTTCCATTAGAATGAATGACTACACAACAACAATGTGTGACAGTTGTAAAatgatcgatttttaaaaaaaaagatagtgaTTGTAGTTTGGCATATAAGTAATAATCTTTGGGTTGGggtttacatttttctttttaaaaaaattctggaAGGGCTACTAACGGGACATAAAACAAAGAGATTATCTAACACAAGCAATAGCTGAAAAACCAATTATTAAAACTAATTGTGAAAAAGTAGGAGGAACCTCAAACAGTGTAATCAATAAGCAAAATTTTAGCCTAATTAGCCATTACACCAACAGCTGCATTTACTTCACTGGTGACATATTGCCAAATCAAAGAATGCACAGAAGAACAAACATGTCAAATGTTGTGAACTAAATTGGTGATGGGATGATTCAGAAGACAGTCTATTCAAAAACTGAATAGCACTTTTAGAATTAGATTCCACTATGATATTATGGAAGCCTCTTAAAATGGCCAATTGAAGATCCATAAGATAGTCATAAGCTCAACGTGCACAatagtcttaaaaaaaatcctttacaatTTATTTGGTAGGAGAGAAATTGCAAGAAGAGAGAGGATAGGGCTTGTTtagtaagagaaaaaaaaaatgatcgattttttttttaaaaaaatagtgagtCACACTGTGTTATTTTTTACctatctttgtttatttttgtcattttttttattttttaaatttctttaactaAAGACCTTTAATTTtgactttattttaattcactctttttatttccattcatcccaataattttgaaaaaagaatgcatgattttgacgagaatgaaaaagattgcTACATGGATTTTATAATtcataaatttgatgaaatggCGGTGGTGCTAGCAGCGCGCCAGCGTCGTGGTGAAGCGGAGGTGCTGTTGGTGTGGGGTGTTGTTTGGGTTGGGGTGTCGCTAAGGTCCTCAACAGAAATACGATTCCTttttaatattcaataaaaCGGACTTCATTTTGTGCAAAAATGAATTTGCACAATCATGTTttcgttataatttttttcctaccTCATTTGTACAACGTGAGAAAaggtaattttgaaaatttaaaaatgtggGTGGGGCTAATAAGAATGCTGTTGGACCAATAGCAACCGATGGTAATTGATGCTGTGTAGAGCTCAGAAGAGTAAGGGAACGCATCtggataatttaaaatttggagTGTTGACTCCTCTGGTTTAAACCCTAACCGGACAACCTGTTCCCGGCAACCGCATTGTCTCCTGTCGTCGCATAACACAACAACACTGTCCCCTAATTTCTGCCACCTCTTCACTCCCAATCTTTAATGCCGCCGAAGCAGCAATCAAAAGCTGATCTTGTGAAGAAGCAGAAGATCGTTGAAGACAAAACCTTCGGTCTCAAAAACAAGAACAGGAGCAAAAATGTCCAGAAATACGTCCAGAACCTCAAGCAATACGTGCAACCTAAACTCGACCCTTCAAAACTCACTGCAAAGGTCCCAAAATCACTTTTAACTCTACTGCTTAATTACAACTTTAATCATTGATCATCATCGATGATCTGTGTTTGACTTTCTAAGATATACTAATAATGCTGATTTGTTGAAATGATGGTggcagaaaaagaaggaagagaagGCCAAGGACAAGGAGTTAAATGATTTGTTCAAAATTGCTGTTAGTCAGCCTAAGGTGCCACTCGCTAATATCGTCTCAGTATCATTGTGGGCTTGTTTGTGTATTCAGTGTTGCAGGGAACTGATATGTGAGTGATTTGAGCAGGTGTTGATCCTAAGTCCATATTGTGTGAGTTTTTCAAAGTGGGGCAGTGTACCAAGGGCTTCAAGTGCAAGTTCTCCCATGATTTGAATGTTCAGAGGAAAGGGGAAAAATTGACCTTTATAGTGATAAGTGTGACGAGGGTATTGAATTATAGTTCAAGAGGGACATTCATTTGCTTGCTTCTTGTTTTGGCTTTCATGGCTTTCTGTTGTTCTAACTTTTGGTTGGCTCTCTTTTTGTCAGAAACAATGGAGGATTGGGATCAAGACACCTTGGAGAAGGTTGTAGAGTCTAAGAAAACCGAGTATAATCAGAACAAACCAACTGACATGGTAAGTTGTTTCATTTGATTTGTCATGATGTCTTTTGGATATTTGTTTGATGATAGTGCATTGTTTTTGAATCATATTTGCTGTTTGACTTGTGCAACTCAAAGTGACTGTTATCTTGCTGGTTGTGTACCCTATTCAGGTCTGTACTTTTTGGACACAGTGGAGAAGAAGCAATATGGTTGGTTCTGGGTCTGCCCCAATGGCAGTAAGAATTGCCACTATAGACATGCCCTTCCCCTTGGATATGTTTTGAAATCTCAAATGAAGGCTCTATTAGAGGaggaaagtgaaaaaataacaatagaGGAGGAGATTGAAAATCAGGTGAAAGTGTTTTTCTACATCGAGCTACACTTGATAATATTGCATTAGGTTAcctaaaagaatattttatcaTGATTCAGCGTGCCAAAGTGACAACTACAACTCCTATGACTCCTGAATTATTCATGcaatggaagaaaaagaaaatggaagagagagaggcCAATCTTGGTGCACAACAGGCAGAGAGGGCTAAGAATGTTCGCATGAGGTATGCAATCTTGCTGCACAACAGGCAGAGAGAGGCCAATCTTTGTCTTACGGTTCACAGTTCACACATGAATGAGTTTTATTACTCAAAAGAAAAAGTACATGCTGCACATTCTTGAATGTGTTTTAATGGAAGGATCACAGTTGGTTATGAAGGCTGATGACCTTTAAGTTAGTTGTCTGTCACTAATCATGTCATGTTTCCATTCCCATTTGCATTGGTCACGAGCTATTTTTGTCAGATGCTAGCTTGTTTTGTGGATGATGATGAAGCATATGACAAGTACCAAAGAGAACCAGAATCTGAATCTGGCAACACTGAACAGAATGTTAGTTTTTTCTTCACTTATTTCTCTGCATAATTTGGTTTCCTTGCCTATTTCATGGATATAGTTACAACTTAGAAGCAGCCAGGTGAATGTAAATGTGAGGCATATTATGCTTGGAATTCAATCTGTTAGTTAGAGAAAATGATGTTTGAGATTTAACTTCTTCAATTTCCAAGCTGGCATGCTTGTTTGTGTCATTTATATaatctttgtttttttgggGGTTATATTGGAAGTTGGAACTTGGGTTATGGTGGGGTGTGGCTCGGCCACTTTCATGACCCCACTACAAACACAAGCAGCATAGACAACATGCCTCTCCAATCATACAAATCTAATACTAATAACCAAGGTTAGATCTGAATTGCCTTAAAAAACCCAGGAAGACCAGCAATTTGCTTTTGCAGATGGTAAACTACTTATTCTTGTTTCAGAACACATTGAAATGGAATATAATGTATCTGTAATGAGTTCccaagtataaaaatataaagtactTGGACTTGAACCAAAAACTGTACTTTCATTATTATTTGCATTTAGGTTGCTACACATAATATGGCCTGCTGGAAAGAATCCAGGGATGAATGTGTTTCCCTTTGGTCATGGAGCCATGTCATGAATTATAACCAGTGGAAGCCTTCTTTCTTCTCCATTCAGAACAGTTGTTGTTGTACTATTAGCAATATGCCTTTTGAAACATATATAGAGGATGACCATTTTTAGGGGTGGGTTGTGACTTCTGGGCCTTGTTCTCTTATCTCGCATTTTTTGCTGTATTGAATGCACAGCTAAAATATGCGTTTGAACTATTTGGGTGCtgcatctttatttatttactgtATATTTCAATTTGCTAATTGTCGGGTTCAACTTAGGCGAATGGTAATGCTACCGAAGATGGTCCTGGCACCTCAATAGCTAGTGCTGATGTTGACGATACTGACGATGTTGATGGCGAACTGGACATGGACGAGTTGGATGAATTAAGCAAGCTTATCAAAGATATCAATTCAAATAAAGGAGTAAGGAGCTGAAACTTAATTCTGAGGATTAGTTATAACCTTCTTGTGATATTTCTATGCATCTAATGCACAATAGAGCATGTGCTTGTAGCCATTAGCACTTGTTTCTTTCAAGTAAGTTTTTGAGTGAAGCCTTTGATGATAATGAAAGTATTCTTCTCAATTTTACATTTGGTAAGAATAATTGCATGTGTGACATAATGTGATATAATCTAGCTTTCTGTAGTTAGATCTCTCATTGGACCTACTACacacattttttgttgtttgaacACTATGTTGTCTCAGCAGTGTGTATCAGTTTTATTATGAGTTTACGGTTTACTTATTTCAGAAATCAGCACGGGGGTGTTCCATATTGCTTTATGCCGTgtaatttttgttaatgttCAAGTGTAAAGTGGTATTTTTGGTGTCTTGGATGTTCAGCTTGTTTAACTTTCCGTACAATAACTATGAAGATTTGATCTTTAACTTAGTCAAATGACGTATTTTGATTCGTCTACGTTTTTTGATTCGTTTAGTCGATCTTATCTAGTGGATAACACCTTTGTTATTGATGTTGTTGTAGAAGCTACCAAGATTCCACAAACTACGTCCTTACTTTACGCATTTAGTCTTTAGTTAAAAAATCAACTATGGAAGATCTCAATCTTTATCActttttaatgatattaataaaaaaaatagaagttttaTAAGGAACTGCCCATTTTCGttgtttttattgtttgtgGAGGATCTCTATTGTGTCAATAATTTCTGGCATGCATCTGTGGAGGAGAGTGTTGAAATGGAAAGTCTGAAATGATTTGTCTCAATTATTGAGGGTACAATTTATGTACATGTTAAGCAATTTCATTTAATACCAATAGTTTCTAAGATGGGCATGCTAATGAATTCGTccattcataaatcataatccTGAGACACACACGTCATTCTCGGCTCCTCAAGTCACGTTATCATCAATGTCCTAATGTCCTCAAGCCGAAATGCAGTCTTTATcttactttaaataataaattttttattttaattataaaaagtaataactttaatttttcaggttatttaaatattattttaaatttacgtaattttacaaattacataattttttaaaataatcaatatattaatttatgtatttttttaaaaaaattataatattataagaacaaatatttatataaataatttattgatttatattaatataaaattttatgataaaagtaAATACacgtaaaattaaatattaaatatgtattttaatttataaatttttataattaaaataataataattcttgACTAATGATACATGTAAAATATTgttcacaaaattaattaaacaaaaaaagtgtattaataatttattattttgtctttaaataAAAGGTGATGAAATCAACTTCTaccaaattcttttatttttttactttattaaacTTCTTGTCACATAAGTGTGGCAccaatatttactattaaagtCAACGTTAGACTTTGAATATTCAAgtgattaaaattgattattttaaaaaatagaagattaaatattttgatttaaaaataaaaaaattaaaattacaatttaacctaAAATTATCATCAATATATACTATAACAAAGGAATATATATTGTACTGGGAATGTTACTAATGCAATcttatcaataaataatatatatatataaactgtcCAACAGCTTATCACGTGTCAACTGCTGAACAGTAcactatcattattttttttatttctcggtttgaatttaaaaaaaaaaaaaaactgtacaaATCACAGGCCGTATACCTAGTTTAGATAAATTTCTCTATCACAAGAACTTCACTTAGGCTCACTCTCTTTCGGTGAGACCTTCATTGAATCTACCGAATAATAAGCTAGCGATTCTTGTTACCTCAACAGTAAAATTATTTGTGAACAATTGTTCACCAAGCTTCCTGAAACCAAATTGTTAATACATGAACTCGATACTACTGTTGTCTGactatttaaatctttttttataatggtGACAATGAAGTTCAAACATAAGATCTTATGCTAACTATTCAAATCTTCTACCACTAAGTTGATCCTAACGGGTTCTTACTTTTTAAATCTTATTGTTTGTATAAGAATGATtacattttgaaatataatttcttatttttaaaaatcctcTCGTATAGTTAAAAAAGatcatttcttttaaatatgttaaaCTAATAAGACAATTATAGACATgacataagaaataaaaaagattacatCCTATTACTGAGTTGGCACATAGAACCACTGCAAACCCTTATCGCAGCCAAGAAacaggaaagaaaaaagaaaaaaaagagaggagaaATTCGTTAAAAGTCAAACTAAGCTAACATAAAATGATGGTCCTAAGGAGGGAAATTGtcaaattgattaataacaaGTGGTTATCAAGTTCATCAATTGATTAACCTACAATCAATTACATACCATAAACCTAATTCACTACAAGTAATTGCCATTTACTAGTCTACTCAAGTTCAACACTTACCTTGTTTTGACTTTTCTAGAATTCTCCCCAGTTAAAAACTGGTTAAAGCAAGCACATAATATGATCAATTTATTCCGTATTCATATCTCACTTCAGCATGCATGAAAGTCATCTGTAAATATGATTGGCTATGAAAAGCCAATGACATATCCGAGGAAGAATATCGTTTCAAGTGGGTGAAGCAACAGAACTACAAAAGAAAATGGAGAGAAGCCATCAATTACATTAGTAAAGGATTTACATTTTCTGTGAAACAATATTTCAGTTTTACAGTTATATTGCTTTAAAAGAGATCACTTGATTGGTGCAAGAATGGTGTACAACAGAAGAAATAAGACAATTATAATTGCACCCCCTAAAGTGAAAGTTGGACTATTCCAGAAACTGAGGTTTGATCTCTCTGTTCTCTTGATAGGGTCAACCTCCTCAGAAAGAGGGAACTCTGAACGCTTAGGATTCCAGCTCACATACTTATCTGAAAATTTGGAGAAGGGTTTTTTTCCCCCTTGCTTTTTGAATTTTGACCATGCCTTGTCCCAGTCTGTTGAAGATTTATCACCTGAGACATTTGACCAACAATTATAATAAGTGGTCGTCAGTTCTACACTTGTTTTTGAATGGATGAAAAATGGATTAAATACTTTTGGAAGCAATGAAGTTTAAGGGTAAAAACTAGATTGCTGTGTTCAGGAAATAACGGGGAATATGGGAGGAAACAAAATTAGGAAATATGGAGAGAAACACAGATattttcaatgataaaaaaaaaagggataatCAAGCATGGGTGAAAATTTTTGTAGTTGTCTCTGCCTTTTCATTTCCTTCTACCAAatgatatttcaaaattagaattttatccTTGTAAAAGAGATCTTGTGTGTTGGGAGGAAatgatgtttataaattacttcTAATCTCGACTTCTAAGTGATGTTGAATTTTGTGGCTATCAGAACACTACATATAATAATCATGAACCTACTATCTCATAATTATTAAAGTGACAAAACGTGAATAATTCATAGGATAATATAACATGAAC is a window encoding:
- the LOC100796184 gene encoding uncharacterized protein, which encodes MQMDVYTHISLPSFISHRFSSSRFQCSSLSSYSPFKLVCSNRDSKESQRNDDNNNKGDKSSTDWDKAWSKFKKQGGKKPFSKFSDKYVSWNPKRSEFPLSEEVDPIKRTERSNLSFWNSPTFTLGGAIIIVLFLLLYTILAPIK